A region of Pseudomonas cavernicola DNA encodes the following proteins:
- the bla gene encoding class A beta-lactamase: MGHSPSRRTFLLAAAALPFASAWAAARPDAASAHLQLQQLERAFNGRLGLFALNTGHGAQLGYRATERFPVCSTFKVLLAAAILQRSTQTPGLMQQRIQYIKRDLVSYSPISEKHLETGMTVAELCAAAVQYSDNTASNLLMKLLGGPAGVTAYARSIGDAEFRLDRWETDLNTAIPGDPRDTSTPEAMGRSVQRLALGDALQAPQREQLQTWLRGNTTGATRIRAGVPSAWQVGDKTGTGDYGTTNDIAVLWPPQRAPVVVAVYVTQQAQDAKARNDVVASAARIVVGWLG, encoded by the coding sequence ATGGGTCATTCTCCGAGCCGCCGGACATTCCTCCTGGCCGCAGCCGCGCTTCCTTTTGCCAGCGCCTGGGCCGCTGCCAGGCCCGATGCCGCATCGGCTCACCTGCAGCTCCAGCAACTCGAACGCGCCTTCAACGGTCGCCTTGGTCTGTTCGCATTGAACACAGGCCATGGCGCGCAGCTTGGTTACCGCGCCACCGAGCGTTTTCCCGTGTGCAGCACGTTCAAGGTGCTGCTGGCCGCGGCCATTCTGCAGCGCAGTACGCAGACGCCAGGGCTCATGCAGCAGCGCATCCAGTACATTAAGCGCGATCTGGTCAGCTATTCGCCGATCAGCGAAAAACACCTCGAAACCGGCATGACGGTCGCCGAGCTGTGTGCGGCGGCGGTCCAGTACAGCGACAACACCGCCTCCAATCTGTTGATGAAGTTGCTGGGCGGCCCGGCTGGCGTTACGGCTTACGCGCGCTCGATTGGCGATGCTGAATTCCGTCTCGACCGCTGGGAAACCGACCTCAACACCGCGATACCCGGCGACCCCCGCGACACCTCAACCCCCGAGGCCATGGGGCGCAGCGTGCAACGGCTGGCGCTGGGCGACGCGCTGCAGGCCCCGCAGCGCGAGCAGTTGCAGACCTGGTTGCGCGGCAACACCACCGGTGCCACTCGCATTCGCGCCGGCGTTCCCTCTGCGTGGCAAGTCGGCGATAAAACCGGTACCGGTGACTACGGCACGACCAACGACATCGCCGTGCTCTGGCCGCCGCAACGGGCGCCCGTGGTGGTGGCTGTCTACGTGACGCAACAGGCGCAGGATGCCAAAGCGCGCAATGACGTGGTGGCCTCTGCCGCGCGGATTGTCGTCGGCTGGCTTGGCTGA
- a CDS encoding retropepsin-like aspartic protease family protein yields MRRLNLLAAVLLVAANLLSAPALWAAPQVQVVGLFPGAAVLNVDGQRKLVKVGQTGPGGVMVVSANSHGAVLRVDGVERAYSLSREYSEGFAAPTKTQLSIAKGIGGHYWVAGSIGGQPVQFLVDTGATSIALNDAQAKRLGIDYRMEGQPMMVSTASGTAKAWRIKLDRVKVGALELLGVEAAVMEGDAPTEALLGMSFLNRVSWREEQGVLILESKL; encoded by the coding sequence ATGCGTCGCCTTAACCTGCTTGCTGCTGTGTTGCTGGTCGCTGCCAATCTGCTCTCCGCCCCTGCGCTCTGGGCCGCGCCTCAAGTGCAGGTGGTCGGCCTGTTCCCGGGGGCCGCGGTGCTGAATGTCGATGGCCAGCGCAAGCTGGTGAAAGTCGGCCAGACCGGCCCGGGCGGAGTGATGGTTGTCAGCGCCAACAGTCACGGCGCGGTATTGCGGGTGGATGGCGTGGAGCGCGCCTATAGCCTCAGTCGCGAATACAGCGAAGGCTTTGCCGCGCCGACTAAGACGCAGTTGAGCATCGCCAAAGGCATCGGTGGGCACTACTGGGTGGCCGGCTCGATCGGTGGTCAGCCGGTGCAGTTTCTGGTCGATACCGGCGCCACCTCCATCGCGCTGAACGATGCCCAGGCCAAGCGCCTGGGGATTGATTATCGGATGGAGGGCCAGCCGATGATGGTCAGCACCGCCAGCGGCACGGCCAAGGCCTGGCGCATCAAGCTCGACCGGGTCAAGGTCGGTGCCCTGGAATTACTCGGGGTGGAGGCCGCGGTGATGGAAGGCGATGCGCCGACCGAGGCGTTGCTCGGCATGAGCTTCCTCAATCGTGTGAGTTGGCGCGAGGAGCAGGGCGTGCTGATTCTCGAATCCAAACTGTAA
- a CDS encoding IS110 family transposase has translation MSVFVGVDVGAKTVVLAWRKGGRTRGKLDIQQTPEGHAQAVERIKALKAVQVVMEATGVYYLDLAVALSKAGIVVSVINPKSFHHFAQLKLAQSKTDPLDAALLAEYAERMTPAPWTAPDTLRMALRDIGRQINRLTATRTQAKNRLHALRSKRDTLALLIEDEVEAVERLDQRIERLSNAAQRLIAEDAVLNSQFQHLLAAKGVGVASAIALLAELSVLPQHLKAPQVSRYAGLDIRLCQSGSSVNKASRLSKAGNAYLRSALYMPALSAVRHDPNAKAFYLSLQRRGKKKIQAVCAVMRKYLTGLWACIQLGEPFDSSKLFSKIHLAEA, from the coding sequence ATGAGCGTATTTGTCGGTGTGGATGTGGGTGCCAAGACAGTTGTCTTGGCATGGCGAAAGGGTGGTCGCACGCGGGGCAAGCTGGACATCCAGCAAACGCCCGAGGGTCACGCCCAGGCGGTGGAGCGGATTAAAGCGCTAAAAGCCGTCCAAGTCGTGATGGAGGCCACCGGCGTTTACTACTTGGACTTGGCCGTTGCCTTGAGCAAGGCCGGGATCGTCGTGTCTGTCATCAACCCCAAAAGCTTCCACCACTTTGCCCAACTCAAGTTGGCGCAAAGCAAGACCGACCCGCTAGACGCGGCCCTCCTGGCCGAGTACGCCGAGCGGATGACGCCAGCCCCTTGGACTGCGCCGGATACCCTCCGTATGGCGCTGCGTGACATCGGCCGACAAATCAATCGGCTGACCGCGACCCGTACACAAGCCAAGAACCGCCTGCACGCCTTGCGCTCCAAACGTGACACGCTGGCGCTGCTGATTGAAGACGAAGTTGAAGCGGTCGAGAGGCTGGATCAGCGCATCGAGCGACTCAGCAACGCTGCACAGCGCCTGATTGCCGAGGACGCCGTGTTGAACAGTCAGTTTCAGCATCTGCTGGCAGCCAAAGGTGTTGGCGTTGCCAGTGCTATTGCGTTACTGGCTGAACTCAGTGTCCTGCCCCAGCATCTGAAGGCGCCGCAAGTCAGTCGCTATGCCGGGCTAGATATCCGCCTGTGCCAATCGGGCAGTAGCGTCAATAAGGCTTCACGGCTGAGCAAGGCGGGTAATGCCTATCTACGAAGCGCCCTCTACATGCCGGCACTGAGCGCGGTACGACATGACCCAAACGCCAAGGCCTTCTACCTGTCCCTACAACGCCGTGGCAAAAAGAAAATACAGGCCGTGTGCGCCGTCATGCGCAAGTACCTGACCGGGCTTTGGGCTTGCATCCAACTGGGCGAACCCTTCGACTCCAGCAAGCTATTCAGCAAAATCCATCTGGCTGAAGCTTGA
- a CDS encoding MFS transporter, translating to MTRSEVRRRLALVWWHQLALTLAPLLVLNLLFGAGKTVSVLAMPLFIAGLASMFVSLPLFSAYKRALIATEKALDTPAEPDAWQELANRRRLAFLGAGLPAWIAALAVFAGLEAIPLILLALSSLVLSYLYRIPRQLG from the coding sequence GTGACCCGCAGTGAAGTGCGGCGTCGGCTGGCCCTGGTTTGGTGGCATCAGTTGGCTCTGACCCTGGCGCCGCTGTTGGTTCTCAACCTGTTGTTCGGTGCCGGCAAGACGGTTTCAGTGCTGGCGATGCCGCTGTTCATTGCCGGGCTGGCCTCGATGTTCGTCAGTCTGCCGCTGTTCAGCGCCTACAAACGCGCGCTGATCGCCACCGAAAAAGCCCTCGATACACCAGCCGAGCCCGATGCCTGGCAGGAGCTGGCGAATCGGCGGCGCCTGGCGTTTCTCGGTGCCGGGCTGCCGGCCTGGATCGCGGCGCTCGCGGTGTTCGCTGGGCTGGAGGCGATCCCGTTGATCCTGCTGGCGCTGTCCAGTCTGGTGCTGTCGTATCTCTACCGCATTCCTCGCCAACTCGGCTGA
- a CDS encoding cobalamin-binding protein: protein MRPLLACLLLALAWPAAAFERVVSLAPSLSEIMLELDAAGLLVGVLDGGERPAALAHLPSVGRYGQLELESLLALKPDLLLLWPDSVSASQREQLKRFGIALYEAEPHSLEELGQQVLELGHRLDRAQRAEQLAAGFQARLSELRQRYRRAVPLRVFYQIWDTPLYTIGSRQIIGDALRVCGAENVFDDLPLPAPQVSVEAVLARDPQVILLSSPGLAAAWQAWPQLTAVQRRQVWVIPDKGLERPSLQMLDATEKLCQQLSRVP from the coding sequence ATGCGCCCGCTGCTAGCCTGTTTGCTACTGGCGCTGGCTTGGCCGGCGGCAGCGTTCGAACGGGTGGTCAGCCTGGCGCCGTCCCTTAGTGAAATCATGCTGGAGCTGGATGCCGCAGGCCTGCTGGTCGGCGTGCTGGATGGTGGCGAGCGTCCGGCCGCGCTGGCGCATCTGCCCTCGGTCGGGCGTTATGGCCAGCTTGAATTGGAAAGCCTGCTGGCGCTCAAGCCTGACCTGCTCCTGCTCTGGCCGGACAGCGTCAGCGCCAGCCAGCGCGAGCAGCTAAAACGCTTCGGCATTGCGCTGTATGAAGCCGAACCGCACAGCCTGGAGGAGCTCGGCCAACAAGTGCTTGAACTCGGTCACCGTCTCGATCGTGCGCAGCGTGCCGAGCAGTTGGCGGCAGGCTTCCAGGCGCGCCTGAGCGAACTGCGTCAGCGTTATCGGCGCGCAGTGCCGCTGCGGGTGTTCTATCAGATCTGGGATACGCCGCTCTATACCATCGGTAGCCGGCAGATCATCGGCGATGCGCTGCGTGTTTGTGGCGCCGAGAACGTGTTCGACGATTTGCCACTGCCGGCGCCGCAGGTCAGTGTCGAGGCAGTGCTGGCGCGTGATCCGCAGGTGATTCTACTCAGCTCGCCGGGTCTGGCCGCCGCGTGGCAAGCCTGGCCACAACTGACGGCGGTGCAACGTCGACAAGTCTGGGTGATTCCGGATAAGGGCCTGGAGCGGCCCAGCTTGCAGATGTTGGATGCGACGGAAAAACTCTGCCAACAGCTGAGTCGCGTCCCGTAG
- a CDS encoding TonB-dependent receptor domain-containing protein, translated as MKLSRLALAAVLLPLTSQAEEFSEPGDALKLPPLVITSGRVAEPLSKATAATSVFTREDIDRLQPSSITELLTRVPGVQVVQNGGRGSTASVLIRGTGNTQSLVLVDGQRIGSASDGGASLQYLSIEQIERVEVVRGSRSALYGSDAIGGVIQIFTRRGEQGLQPRLHLGAGSNNTWERSLGLAGGDQQTRFSLNTSLDETAGIDRTGPSFDSDADHDAYRNKALSFNLSHQLNEQLETGLSVLDQRGRSEFDNPFGRFDMATFQSFPQQPSSDFTLSAASGFVDAQLSDAWNSRLELGHSENRQQSQDKLSDEHNVFNTYRDSASWLNTLQLNDSHSLLLGADWYEDQLHSTTAFDQQSRWNQAAFIQHRFQGELFSTELGLRHDQNQQFGSQNSWNTAVTVPLADSAIDLIASYSEGFRAPTFNELYWPNDGNGYIGNPDLEPEHSRNYEVQLRGEHWDTRWSLAAYRNEVRDLISTELYDPINYIYRAVNLNTARLQGLELSLERNVLGWRASANASLLDPRDTESGHTLPRRARRTLSLDLDRQFGAFGVGATWQAINSSYDDVGNTRRIAGYGLLGLRGSWQASDEVTLDLKLSNALDKDYSRALYAYQRVNYAYQEEGRALLFGFTWTPNL; from the coding sequence ATGAAGTTGTCCCGTCTCGCCCTGGCTGCGGTGCTCTTACCGCTGACCAGCCAGGCCGAAGAATTCAGCGAACCTGGCGATGCGCTGAAACTCCCGCCGCTGGTGATCACCTCGGGTCGTGTGGCCGAACCACTGAGCAAAGCCACTGCGGCAACCAGCGTCTTCACGCGCGAAGATATCGACCGCCTGCAACCCAGCTCGATCACCGAACTGCTGACCCGCGTGCCCGGCGTACAAGTCGTGCAGAACGGTGGCCGCGGCAGCACTGCCTCAGTTTTGATCCGCGGCACGGGCAATACGCAGAGCCTGGTGCTGGTGGATGGCCAACGCATTGGCTCGGCATCCGATGGCGGCGCCAGCCTGCAATACCTCAGCATTGAGCAGATCGAGCGCGTCGAAGTGGTACGCGGCTCGCGCTCCGCGCTGTACGGTAGCGATGCCATCGGCGGAGTGATCCAGATTTTCACCCGCCGCGGCGAGCAGGGTCTGCAGCCGCGTCTGCATCTGGGCGCCGGTAGCAACAACACTTGGGAGCGCAGCCTGGGGCTTGCCGGTGGCGATCAGCAGACCCGTTTCAGCCTCAACACCAGCCTCGACGAAACCGCCGGCATCGACCGCACAGGGCCCTCCTTCGACTCCGACGCGGATCACGATGCTTACCGCAACAAGGCGCTGAGCTTCAATCTCAGCCATCAGCTCAATGAACAGCTGGAGACCGGGCTCAGCGTACTGGACCAGCGTGGCCGCAGCGAATTCGACAACCCTTTTGGCCGCTTCGACATGGCCACCTTCCAGAGTTTTCCACAGCAGCCCTCCAGCGACTTCACCCTGAGCGCCGCTTCCGGCTTCGTCGATGCCCAGCTCAGTGATGCCTGGAACAGCCGCCTGGAACTCGGCCACAGCGAAAACCGCCAGCAAAGCCAGGACAAGCTGAGCGACGAACACAACGTGTTCAACACCTACCGCGACTCGGCGAGCTGGCTCAACACCCTCCAGTTGAACGACAGCCACAGCCTGCTGCTCGGCGCCGACTGGTATGAGGACCAACTGCACAGCACCACCGCCTTCGACCAGCAAAGCCGCTGGAACCAGGCCGCGTTCATCCAGCACCGTTTCCAGGGCGAGCTTTTCTCCACCGAACTGGGCCTGCGGCATGACCAAAACCAGCAGTTCGGCAGCCAGAACAGCTGGAACACCGCCGTGACCGTGCCGCTGGCTGACTCCGCTATCGACCTGATCGCCTCCTACAGCGAGGGCTTCCGCGCGCCGACCTTCAACGAGCTGTATTGGCCCAACGACGGCAATGGCTACATCGGCAATCCGGATCTCGAACCCGAGCATTCGCGCAACTACGAGGTGCAGCTGCGTGGTGAGCATTGGGATACGCGCTGGAGCCTGGCGGCCTATCGCAACGAGGTACGCGACCTGATCAGCACCGAGCTCTACGACCCGATCAACTACATCTACCGTGCGGTCAACCTCAACACCGCGCGCCTGCAGGGGCTCGAGCTCAGCCTCGAACGCAATGTGCTGGGTTGGCGCGCCTCGGCCAATGCCAGCCTGCTCGACCCACGCGACACGGAAAGCGGACATACCCTACCGCGCCGAGCTCGCCGTACGCTGAGCCTGGATCTGGACCGCCAGTTCGGCGCCTTCGGTGTCGGCGCCACATGGCAGGCCATCAATTCGAGCTACGACGATGTCGGCAACACCCGACGCATCGCCGGCTATGGCCTACTCGGACTGCGCGGCAGTTGGCAGGCCAGCGACGAAGTAACGCTGGATTTGAAACTGAGCAATGCCCTGGACAAGGATTACAGCCGTGCCCTCTATGCCTATCAGCGGGTGAACTACGCCTACCAGGAAGAAGGTCGAGCGCTACTGTTCGGCTTCACCTGGACACCGAACCTGTAA
- the ribA gene encoding GTP cyclohydrolase II — protein sequence MPVVFVAASQLPTPFAVFTMHGFREEATGREHVALTLGDVADGAPVLGRLHSECLTGDALFSLRCDCGFQLEAALRAIAKEGRGVLLYLRQEGRGIGLLNKIRAYELQDGGADTVEANERLGFGADQRDYGICLPMLKHLGISSLKLMTNNPRKLKALADMGIPVAERMPLQIEHNPHNKHYLATKAGKLGHLLGNQHQGEVEESL from the coding sequence GTGCCTGTCGTCTTCGTCGCCGCCTCCCAGCTACCTACCCCTTTCGCAGTGTTCACCATGCATGGCTTTCGCGAGGAGGCCACCGGGCGTGAACATGTAGCGCTCACTCTGGGCGACGTAGCGGATGGTGCGCCGGTACTCGGCCGTCTGCACTCCGAGTGTCTGACCGGTGATGCGCTGTTCAGCTTGCGCTGCGATTGCGGCTTTCAGCTGGAGGCCGCGCTGCGCGCCATCGCCAAAGAAGGCCGCGGCGTACTGCTCTATCTGCGTCAGGAAGGTCGGGGGATTGGCTTGCTGAACAAAATCCGCGCCTATGAGTTGCAAGATGGTGGCGCCGATACCGTCGAGGCCAATGAGCGCCTGGGTTTTGGTGCTGATCAGCGCGACTACGGCATTTGCCTGCCGATGCTCAAGCACTTGGGGATCAGCTCGCTAAAGTTGATGACCAATAATCCGCGCAAACTGAAGGCGTTGGCCGACATGGGTATTCCGGTCGCCGAGCGCATGCCGCTGCAGATCGAGCACAACCCGCACAACAAGCACTACCTCGCGACCAAGGCCGGCAAGCTCGGCCATCTGCTGGGCAACCAGCACCAGGGCGAGGTCGAGGAAAGTCTGTGA